TTAAGGCGACAGACTTGAAATCTGTTGGGCTCTGCCCGCGCTGGTTCAAATCCTGCTGGTGTcgttaatttttttctttcttctccCCCCAGCTATCGCTTTCTGCATATTCTTGGTATTCATTCGTTCCGTCTTCCACAGCCTCACGCgagttgaaaaaactaTGCACCCACAACCAGCTCTTCCGGGGTTACCCCTAAGGGCTCGGTTCGCAGGATAATCTCCGCCATCTTGTTTTCACGAAGATCGAGGAGTCTCCTTTTCGGTGAGATCCGCTAATATCCGTGTGCGCTGGTTGCGCGGTCCGGAGAccgaaaaagaagaaagccGCGGACAACACGACACAAGAGTCATTCATTATGCAGACAGAGGCGAGTCTTGCGGGGACCGGGGTTAAGCAATCGCGTTTTTTCCGCGGAATGTCGGAACAACAAGTACAACTTCCCTGAGAATAGCCGCGGGCGGGTAGCTGCCACGGAACCGCCCGCCACATTTCCGTGGGTGACTATGACTTTTGACCGATTCCACGTTTTTTTGCCCTGAATTCTGCGCCCCTCGGGGAACgcttcctttctttttatcttttttttttttcctttttttccgtACTAGGCAGCAGGATTAGAACTGGAGCTGCCCAACTGAGTGGGCTTACGTTTGTGCACTGTGCGTTTTGTGACagattttcatttgcttcgctcttccttcttcaacataAGTGTGAGCCATATGTTTCCCTGAAATCTCTCTATCATcgtcttctctttttttagtatAAATCAATGCGCTCTTGTCGCTGATTCTTGCGTTTTGGATCTTCGGCACTAGCGTGGGTGATATAGCGTTTCTGAGTCAGAGTAGTTCAGTTCAGTTCTCATCTGGTTTCCTGACCATACAAATACTATTATCGTTTTTTCCCTCCTctagttcttcttcttcttcttcttcttcttcttcttttctttcttttcttctctcttttctaTCTCCCCATCGCATCTTAGCATAAACTCATCCGCATTCCCTCTCCTacttccttcttttccctAGTTAGTTATCAttataaacttttttttctctatctatctttttatcttctatATCCCTCACATATGAACGGTCCTCCAACTTTCACCCAGTATAGGATAAACAAGTTTTCTGGGAATGGAGCTACTCACAAGATTAGAGAATTGCTGAATTTCAACGAcgagaaaaaatggaaacaGTTTTCAAGCAGAAGACTGGAGCTGATAGATAAATTTCAACTAAGCCAATATAAGGCAAGCGAACAAGATCAAAACATAAAGCAGATTGCTACAATATTGAGAACCGAGTTCGGATACCCTGTAAGTTGCTCCAAAGAGTTCGAGAAGTTGGTTACCGCTGCTGTGCAATCCGTGagaagaaacagaaaacGGTCAAAAAAACGCTACGCTCTAAGCATAGCCAACGGTACCAACAGCATCTCGTCAAATTCCACTTCTGATGACGAGATCTCTCCGTCCATTTACCAACATTCCCATTCGGAATTCCTACCTTCTTCCAATCATACCAcagattttcaattttcgAACAAATTTCAACCTCTTATGAGTTTTCAGAACAACAACGAAACAATTCTGCCAAACGTGAACGACCAAAATGATCCGTCCCCATCGCTTACCTCGACCCAGCAAAAATATAACGATATAGTCACCATGCTGGTCCACGACCTCGTTACAAACGTTGTACCCCTGTCGGAACAGGCTCTCAAGGACCCATATACCGGCCCAAACTTGTCTCATTTTGCCACATCTTCACTCGGCCACCAACCCAACATTGCCACCAACATGCCGATAGATTCCACAGTGCCCTTTTTCCTGAGGGAAAAATTGCTGCTACAAATCCAAAGATCAAGAACTTGTCAAGACATTTCGCAGGCTGCAGGTTCCATCGACCTGTACGCGAATCTGGAGATCCTCGGTGAAATGTCCATCCGAATGTCCATCGCATTTGtcattgaaagatttttctCCAACTTGGTCTCTTCGTCGATGAAGTATATTACTTCCAAGACCTGCTCCCCTGAAAATTTGGCCCTACTGTCTCAAAGATTGTTCGGCTCTGCTACAAGACATAACTTATCTCATTTCCCTGCAGCCCAGGTACAATTGCGACTACTGTACCTGGTCATAGGTGGTATTGTTAAGGATTTCGGATTCGACCCGACTCTTTATCCCTTGAGCGAAATCATTCATCATATCGTCATGGTTCAATATCCTTTGGCCAGCTCCTGTGCGTCAGCTTCGGCATCCACACCTCACAAGAGAGTGAAGAGGAGCCATCCTGCCGTGCCAAGTGACGTGATGACGAATAATAACACTCTATCGAATAGAGCCACGTTATTAACCACACTACCGATGAAGCCTCAATCTGCAAATAAAGATGTTAATCGCAGAGTGATAATTAGATTCAATGATCATGAACAAGCGTTCACTTTCCATCAGTTGAGCAATGGCCCACCGACGGTTTCTGAGATTCTGGAAAATTGTAAGAATTTATTcaatattatcaacaaggacaaaaattttggcATCCTTCATAACGATAACCTATTAAACGATGAAACTTTGGCAAGAATATTTGATTCTTTTTCCACAAGTGAAATTCATCTTGTTATCAAAGACATTTCTGCTCTTCCAAAACAAGACGCTAAAATACCAGTGCCCATCACACTACCCAAAATGTCATGCCTGGGAGAAAACCCTCCCATACCTTCCATACCACTAGTGTCGCCCGAAAATGAcgattccaaaaaatcaagctTAACCGCCTTTGATAACATCATTAATAGAATATCCAAATCGCCAATGAATGAAGATAACACTAATACTACTCTGAATACCAGCACTAACGCCAGCACCATCAACACAAACAATAATGACCAAAATGATTCTGTACCCGCACCATACGTtacaaagaataaaaattcCTTTCAAAATGGGAACTTACCCCAGCCGGTTTTCCAGCCTTTACTGTAATAAGAATACAGAAGAGATTCTCTGCGTACATATTTATTTGCTTTACACAcattcccattttttttcctcctcCTTTCAATTCGCGTACATACCTATGTAAGatagaaataataatatcctCCCATTCGAACCTCAGTAATGCTGTTGCTGATTTTCGAATTCGTCTTCGTCAAATGGCGGCAGTTCCATGACATGAATCTTATACCCCAGTGAGTATTCCTGATCTTGTAGGGATTCGAATGTAAGATCTGACAGTTCTTTATCGTGGAACCCGACAATAGCATTATACACGATAGTGCTAACTTTGAAGTATTTTGTATCATTATTCTCTTCTGGAGCAGAGGCATTTCCACTGAGTGTCGAAGTATTTTGCAGGTGTTCATTGAATTCTTTCAGTTGGTCGTCTGGTAACTCAAGCTTCAACAAGGCTGCCTCTTCGTGATCTTCATAAACCCCCACGTAGAATTCTCTTGTGTTATTGATTGATGATCGAGAACCACCATTCATGTACGCGCCGCTATTTGAGCTCCCGTTGGAATTATCACCTTCCGATATCTTCAACGTGTCCATAGATTCGTTGAGTAAAGAAACTTCGTCTTGTTGTCGCAAAAATTGTCTTTCTTGTAATCTCAATAGCTTGGGacatttcaattttataaAATCTTTTAATACTGTCCATCTTAGtcttccaaatttttccaattgtcCCttctctttgatttcaacaaCTGTGTACTTCCCCTGATCCAccaattcattgaaatcaGACTcagataatttttctaagAATTCTATAGGTATATAGGGAGGAAAATTTATGATTTTTAACTGCCACATACCTCTATTTGTCATTTGCTTCCTAAAGCTTTTctcattgaaaatatgCTTTAGTCTTTTGTGGTTGATTTGCGTTTGTGAAGGAGGAATGGATCCGCCACTCTTCATTTCAAGGGCGCGGTCACCGCCATTCGTATCAGTGGTAacattattgttgttgccaTCGGTATTCGATGCCATGTTCAAGTTGTAAAGTGCAGATATTTCGTTATAAGATGGGTTCATcttattatttcttgaagGGATGTGGTGTTGCTGAGAGGAATGGGGGCATGTGCCAATATCGGGATTTCTGAGGTTACTCTGcatatatttttgaaactgaCTTTGATTCTGGTGATAGAAATGCCGACGACGAGGATAATGTGTGGGAGAGGCAAGCGGACCACCGGCCGCCGCTGCACTTGATGGGGGTAGTGTGTTTTGGTAGGGCATTTGCATATTAGGTAGCGCTCCTGGGGGAGCGCCCATGATAGGAAGCATTGAAGTTGGGAATGGTCCATGAGGTGGGGGAGCAAGAGCCGGTACACTGACCGTCATTGGAACAGGCGTGGGGAGTGGCGTtatgttttcattctttcGCAGGCCCAGTTcaggtgaaaaattgaaatattgAGAAGATGGCGTGGAAGCGGAGGTTGGTTGCGGTGTAACGGATGAGACGCGATTTACAAACCGGGGAGACATCGATCTATTAGTTTCATCAGTAGCACTCCCGACGTCGTTGAAATTATCATTCGGCTCTGAATATCGCACTTGCAAAGAATCATTAGTGTATGGcaacaaataaacaaacaaatcGTGATAGTCCCATTGGTAGGTGTTCAAAGTGAGCAGTAAGTTTTCCAGGGACTCTTTGTCTACGGagcttttcaaaatgacGATGCAACTCTGGAAGGTAATGAAGGGAGGAATCATAGAGGTCATTGGAGGCAACATTTTCACCTGTAAGATGTTGCTATGGTGTATAATCCCTCCAACCAAGTACTTGACCTGAGCCCAGGTCTTGCCCGGAGGGAGATTATCGATCCTTATGGAGGTGCCCTTTGAGTGTGAAtatattcttctctttgaaGGAGTATTTGTGTTCGTCGATGGAATTTCATTTGCAGAACGGGCAATAAAGGCACTGGCAGAAGCGGCCGATTTAGCACTGTAGTGTGGTTCGAAAGTCATTCTCAAGCAAGTTTGTTGTAGGGAGAGACAGCAAACACTCTTATATCAGCCAGCTGGACTGGAAACCAAGACCAGCAATGGAAAATATTAGAGCAAACAAGAATGAGAAGAAACCTCGTTCACCTGATCGTCAAGTAAGTGTGGAaaccatttgaaaaacgCACAAGCGAAGACCAATATCCACAACTATAGCATAATACGCACACACAAAAGAAGCCGAACaagcttgaaaaatgaagtaaAGAATATACTTCCATTCCcctaattttttttgcggGTCCCCCAGAGACTGTGAAACCATCGCTCAAAGCACCCGTAGTGTCAATTTAAACATCACTGgaaacaaaaggaaagttGCTTGCGCCACACGCCCGAAAATTAGCGTACAAAATGATATCACTCACTACGGAATAGGAGGCGCGGCTCTCTACATGTGTGTATGTGTGGGTGCGGAAGCTCGCTGCCCCTCAAGAGAGTGGAAGACGTGTGGTCTGGGTGCAAGGCCCGAGcacgtttctttttcattttcgtGACTGGGACTTTTGCAGAACACGTCACAGGgtcaaaagaaagaagaacaaatgCAAAACATCAATGTCTCAGTCCACGGCATAGCATGGTATGGCATGGCCCTCACCAGGACCATGCTTGTTCGGGCCACTTGGGTCTTACCCCGCCACGCACCAGTAGTGAgacaaacagaaaaatcGGTGACATTTTTCGCGCGCGCACCGCACCTGCGTGCGCCTGGTAATCGTAAAATTCTCATTGTCCGGTTTTCTTATGggaatcatcatcatcatcaccatcaccgCTACTCATGCTATCATTATCAACACCATAATTCTTCTAAGGCTGTtaattattgttatgtgatcttttattatttctcACTCACCTTTTcctttgtcttcttttgattttgaccACCTTGACCTTTGATGATGTGCGAgttcctcttttctttttctcttttcttttttcctttttttcttttcttactCTGTTAATCTCTTACGTTCCTTTTTGCCCATGTTGTCATCTCGTACTTTTTCTCTCAATCGATAATGTATATAAATCTTTCGTAACTGGTTTCTTGATCgtcaattttcttctcttccatttttttttatgagACGTTTCAATATCTTAAAGGTTTTAAGAACACCAAAAGCAAACATACATACAATCATGCCTTTGACCACTAAACCTTTGTCCTTGAAAATCAACGCCGCCCTATTCGATGTTGACGGTACCATTATCATCTCCCAACCTGCTATTGCTGCTTTCTGGAGAGACTTCGGTAAGGACAAGCCTTACTTCGATGCCGAACATGTCATCCATATCTCCCACGGTTGGAGAACCTACGATGCCATTGCTAAGTTCGCTCCAGACTTTGCTGATGAAGAGTACGTCAACAAGCTAGAAGGTGAAATCCCAGAAAAGTACGGTGAACACTCTATTGAAGTTCCAGGCGCCGTCAAGTTGTGTAACGCTTTGAACGCCTTgccaaaggaaaaatggGCTGTTGCCACCTCTGGTACCCGTGACATGGCCAAGAAATGGTTCGAcatcttgaaaatcaagagaCCAGAATACTTCATCACCGCCAATGACGTCAAACAAGGTAAGCCTCACCCAGAACCATACTTGAAGGGTAGAAACGGTTTGGGTTTCCCAATCAACGAACAAGACCCATCAAAGTCCAAGGTCGTTGTCTTTGAAGATGCTCCAGCTGGTATTGCCGCCGGTAAAGCCGCTGGCTGTAAGATTGTTGGTATCGCTACCACTTTCGATTTGGACTTCTTGGTGGAAAAGGGTTGTGACATTATTGTCAAGAACCACGAATCCATCAGAGTCGGCAAATACGATGCCGAAACCGATGAAGTCGAATTGATCTTTGATGACTACTTATATGCTAAGGATGACTTGTTGAAATGGtaatttctctttttcttcatttttgataaaaatacTACGCtagaatgaaaataaaaaatgtatGATCCCCCCATTTCCAACCAATTGTATAATTTTATATCTGCATGActtaataatataatataatactTATAAAATACGAATAAATTTAAATTGATATAATGtccaattcctttttcttttcattttttctttacctAGGTTCTGCATAGTAAACAGGATGCGCGCGAAGTAAATTGTatcaatggaaaaaaatagagatccaatctttgttttttgttttatatCTTACTATAAAAGTGTATTTTGGTAGGACGAGAAGTTAAGTTAACTATAAAAGAAATGCTTATTTAAATTTATTTCTTAGCCTTCTTTTCAGACTTCTTAGCGGCCTCAGTTTGTTCCTTGACGACCTTCTTAACaatcttttgttcttcaatcaAGAAAGCTCTGACGATTCTTTCCTTGACACAGTTGGCACATCTGGAACCACCGTAAGCTCTGGAAACAGTCTTATGGGTCTTGGAGACAGTAGCGTATTGTCTTGGTCTCAAAGTGGAGATACCTTGTAGAGCAGAACCACAGTCACCACACTTTGGTCTAGTAGCTAACTTCTTAACGTGTTGGGCACGCAAGATACCACCTGGGGTCTTAACAACCTTGATTTTGTTAGAACGGGTGTTGTCTATATGaaataaggaaaaggaaagtttTTCTATTTGTTAGTAAAACACATATATTCATGATTTAATGATTGAAGAACTTGACTGGAAATAGTGTGGCACCCAGATAAAGATCCGGTAATGGTTGTTATACCTTGCTTTTGCTTGTCTGACTTTGGAGTACATCCCATGTTcgtctttgatttcaactGGCTTATCATTTTCCACATACACGAAACCAACATCTTGGCATCCACATTAGACAGGTGCTGTTCGTTGTTGCTAATCGATATCCTGTGACATTCTTACGATGATCTAAATGTTCTTTCATAATTCTTTCAACAGTATCGAAATGTCGTTGCTTAGTTGCTTTCTGCCGAAATAGTGTGCCTTCTTTGTATTCTATTTGTTGCCCCTCATAACGTTGCGCTGGCATAATAAAATGTCCATAATAAGTTCcttaataaaaaatttaaaatatCATTCAATTACATACAtggatttcttcttctgaaagTAACACGTTGAGCCATTTTTAGGGTTGTTAGTTGCTAATCTATTCTGAGTTTCAatcgaagaaaattaaaattAAAGTAAATTAATAAAACCACTGACGTTTATACTATACTTCACTACTAACAACTAGTAGATTCATCAATTTTACGTGAAATGCCGTTGAAACATTCCAAACCTACCTACCTACCAAGTTTGAAGAAACGGCGCCAGAAGGAGCTTGTTGCGGTACCACCCTGGTAGGATGGTAAGCTCGACTGCTGTTGGGGGGGGAGAGACTAAGGAAATGGTCAAGGCCCTCTCCCTAGGAAGATGTGGCCTTCCTTTGCAGATGAAGGCTGTCCCCGCCCAGGGAAGAAGTGTCCTTCCACAGAAGACATCCACGAACCGGCGCGCGGCAAGCAGCAATTTTGCGGGAGTGAATGGAAAatgtaaaagaaaaatatggaaGAGACGCCACCTACACACCACATCATAGAGAGATGGACCCGTACACTTCACgtacaaaaggaaaatgtgGTCTTCACTTATCCCATACTGGACGTTACGCTAcacaagaaaaacatgCTGCATTGTTTTACATACACTACTTCGGAAAGTTTTGGCAAGTATACCAAATTGGCCTTTCCGTTTTTCTACAATGATGACTATCAGATCTTGAATCTACGTAAACTATGTTTTATATACGATAATGAATGCTACGAGCATATTTAAATAGTACATTCGTTTGTGTCGTAATGGGAAAAGGGGCGAGGAAATTTGAGCCTTCAATTCTTCTCAACCGCAATAACttccatttccaaatcaaCGTTCAATGGTAAGGAAGCAACACCGACACAGGATCTTGCAGGCTTATGAGTGTGAAAGTACTTGGCGTACACTGAATTGAATTCGGCAAAGTTTTTCATGTCAGCCAAGAATACGTTGACTTTGACGATGTTGTCCAAAGAAGAGTTACTTTCAGCTAAGATATTTTTGacattttggaaaacttgTTCCGCCTTGTCAGAGATAGAACCTTGGACGGGCTTGTTTGCAGCGGTATATGGGATTTGACCAGACACGTACACGAAGCTGTTCGCCTTCATGGCCTGAGAATAAGAGGCCGCAGCAGGTGGAGCCAGCTTGGTGCTGACAGGGGTTAAGGTTGTTATACCTCTCTTTAAGGTTGGAGTAGTCCTCAAAATGGAATTTCTTAGAAACATTACTGTTGATTTCGGGATATAGTGCGTGCGTGTGGTAGCTTGACTGTAAATCTCACGCGGTTTATCAAGGGACTTGGTCTAAGTTTCTATCGAAGAGATATTTAGGCatgtatttatatatatcagGGACCTATGCggtatgttttttttggctaAGCGACAGCGGCGGAATCGCACCTCCGCCATTGGAAGCACACACAAGAATAGAGAGATAGGATACTTCACCGGCAAAGATAGCACCAAGCAAACAGCAGTGTAGCTCCTCCCAAACCAATGCTTTCAGTATCTATGCGATAGTTCTTAGTTGTACTGCAGGAGCGGCTGCGATTGAGTTTGCGGGCGCAGCATGTTGTGTAATACcagcttcttttttagtAATTTCTAGGAGTTTTGAGGCCGGTTTCGGAATCTCGGTATCTTGCGATGGGTCTAAAGGAGTGTAAACAAAGCAAGGGATACACAAGCGTAGATTCATCTTCTCCGCCTCCTAtatatagaaaataaatctACATTATTCATATACAGTTCACCAATTGGTAGCTTAAAAGTTAAAAGAAGCTAACATCTGTAAACAAAACTGAACCGAACCAAAGCAAACTACTGCTTGATTAGAGAAAACTAGATAGAGAGTATGGAGTTAAATTCACCACCACGAAGAGCCACAACGTCGCCTATAAATATACCAACGGGCAATAGACGCGA
The nucleotide sequence above comes from Saccharomyces kudriavzevii IFO 1802 strain IFO1802 genome assembly, chromosome: 9. Encoded proteins:
- the VHR1 gene encoding Vhr1p (similar to Saccharomyces cerevisiae VHR2 (YER064C) and VHR1 (YIL056W); ancestral locus Anc_7.246), whose amino-acid sequence is MNGPPTFTQYRINKFSGNGATHKIRELLNFNDEKKWKQFSSRRLELIDKFQLSQYKASEQDQNIKQIATILRTEFGYPVSCSKEFEKLVTAAVQSVRRNRKRSKKRYALSIANGTNSISSNSTSDDEISPSIYQHSHSEFLPSSNHTTDFQFSNKFQPLMSFQNNNETILPNVNDQNDPSPSLTSTQQKYNDIVTMLVHDLVTNVVPLSEQALKDPYTGPNLSHFATSSLGHQPNIATNMPIDSTVPFFLREKLLLQIQRSRTCQDISQAAGSIDLYANLEILGEMSIRMSIAFVIERFFSNLVSSSMKYITSKTCSPENLALLSQRLFGSATRHNLSHFPAAQVQLRLLYLVIGGIVKDFGFDPTLYPLSEIIHHIVMVQYPLASSCASASASTPHKRVKRSHPAVPSDVMTNNNTLSNRATLLTTLPMKPQSANKDVNRRVIIRFNDHEQAFTFHQLSNGPPTVSEILENCKNLFNIINKDKNFGILHNDNLLNDETLARIFDSFSTSEIHLVIKDISALPKQDAKIPVPITLPKMSCLGENPPIPSIPLVSPENDDSKKSSLTAFDNIINRISKSPMNEDNTNTTLNTSTNASTINTNNNDQNDSVPAPYVTKNKNSFQNGNLPQPVFQPLL
- the SKDI09G1080 gene encoding uncharacterized protein (similar to Saccharomyces cerevisiae YIL055C; ancestral locus Anc_7.245); amino-acid sequence: MTFEPHYSAKSAASASAFIARSANEIPSTNTNTPSKRRIYSHSKGTSIRIDNLPPGKTWAQVKYLVGGIIHHSNILQVKMLPPMTSMIPPFITFQSCIVILKSSVDKESLENLLLTLNTYQWDYHDLFVYLLPYTNDSLQVRYSEPNDNFNDVGSATDETNRSMSPRFVNRVSSVTPQPTSASTPSSQYFNFSPELGLRKNENITPLPTPVPMTVSVPALAPPPHGPFPTSMLPIMGAPPGALPNMQMPYQNTLPPSSAAAAGGPLASPTHYPRRRHFYHQNQSQFQKYMQSNLRNPDIGTCPHSSQQHHIPSRNNKMNPSYNEISALYNLNMASNTDGNNNNVTTDTNGGDRALEMKSGGSIPPSQTQINHKRLKHIFNEKSFRKQMTNRGMWQLKIINFPPYIPIEFLEKLSESDFNELVDQGKYTVVEIKEKGQLEKFGRLRWTVLKDFIKLKCPKLLRLQERQFLRQQDEVSLLNESMDTLKISEGDNSNGSSNSGAYMNGGSRSSINNTREFYVGVYEDHEEAALLKLELPDDQLKEFNEHLQNTSTLSGNASAPEENNDTKYFKVSTIVYNAIVGFHDKELSDLTFESLQDQEYSLGYKIHVMELPPFDEDEFENQQQHY
- the SKDI09G1090 gene encoding uncharacterized protein (similar to Saccharomyces cerevisiae YIL054W); amino-acid sequence: MALTRTMLVRATWVLPRHAPVVRQTEKSVTFFARAPHLRAPGNRKILIVRFSYGNHHHHHHHRYSCYHYQHHNSSKAVNYCYVIFYYFSLTFSFVFF
- the GPP1 gene encoding glycerol-1-phosphatase RHR2 (similar to Saccharomyces cerevisiae HOR2 (YER062C) and RHR2 (YIL053W); ancestral locus Anc_7.243) yields the protein MPLTTKPLSLKINAALFDVDGTIIISQPAIAAFWRDFGKDKPYFDAEHVIHISHGWRTYDAIAKFAPDFADEEYVNKLEGEIPEKYGEHSIEVPGAVKLCNALNALPKEKWAVATSGTRDMAKKWFDILKIKRPEYFITANDVKQGKPHPEPYLKGRNGLGFPINEQDPSKSKVVVFEDAPAGIAAGKAAGCKIVGIATTFDLDFLVEKGCDIIVKNHESIRVGKYDAETDEVELIFDDYLYAKDDLLKW
- the RPL34B gene encoding 60S ribosomal protein eL34 (similar to Saccharomyces cerevisiae RPL34A (YER056C-A) and RPL34B (YIL052C); ancestral locus Anc_7.237) → MAQRVTFRRRNPYNTRSNKIKVVKTPGGILRAQHVKKLATRPKCGDCGSALQGISTLRPRQYATVSKTHKTVSRAYGGSRCANCVKERIVRAFLIEEQKIVKKVVKEQTEAAKKSEKKAKK
- the MMF1 gene encoding isoleucine biosynthesis protein MMF1 (similar to Saccharomyces cerevisiae HMF1 (YER057C) and MMF1 (YIL051C); ancestral locus Anc_7.238), whose amino-acid sequence is MFLRNSILRTTPTLKRGITTLTPVSTKLAPPAAASYSQAMKANSFVYVSGQIPYTAANKPVQGSISDKAEQVFQNVKNILAESNSSLDNIVKVNVFLADMKNFAEFNSVYAKYFHTHKPARSCVGVASLPLNVDLEMEVIAVEKN